The sequence below is a genomic window from Colletotrichum destructivum chromosome 4, complete sequence.
GTCCATTCTGGTGACTGGGACAGAATTTCTCAGTTGAACGACCATTTATGTGGCCCCGTCCATGTTATGCGTTTGCTGAGTTGTGCTCGCGGGTGGCAGTTGCTTGAGTAGAATTCTGCGACTGAAATAATGAGCAAAAGCAGCCgcttccttttctttctcccccccAAACCCCGAACATCAATGGTATCTTACATGCGTCTTCCCTTTTTAAAAGTTCACCTTCTGCGGCAACCAGACCTAGCAACCCAGGCATGTTGCGTACGGATACAGTGGTCCACTGGGTGCTGGGGAGAGTAGCCGTCAGAAACCGACTTATACGTGTACCCGCAGCTGAACTATTTCTTGTCTAATTCAATGGTTCTTTTGAACGCCTCATGATATGCCCCGCCCCCAATGGGGATGTACAATGATATTTGAACACAGCCCGAGCTTATAGAACCAAACGACACAGGTTTGATGGTTTTATACAGATGGGATATCGGTGAAAAGATGGAGGAGTGGGGAATTTGGGTATTCGGCTTGGTCAAGTGTCGCCCTTGAACATGAATAGCTCGGTCTTTTCAGGCCATGGACGAAGGCGCCTTGAATTTGCCATTGTCGTCGTACTTGGCCTCTGCACCGTTTTCGTCAGCAACACAGTCCCCATTTCATATCCATAGCAGCAAGTCCGAGGGGACTTACTGAAGAACGTGTAGTTCAAAGTCACGGTTTCGATGCCGCGCATGTTGACGTCGTTCACGATATCCGGATCCAAATAGAAGAACACGGGCATGTCGACCGTCTCCCCGGCGTTCAATCGCTGCTCCTCGAAACAGAAGCACTGGATCTTGCTGAAGTACGGCGCCACCTGGCCGGGTGTCACGCTGTAGGTCGCGACGCCAATGATGTCCGAGTCTGAGTTGTTGGTGGCCGTGTAAAAAGCCAGCGCCGTCTCGCCGGGAAGCACGCGCACCTCGCGCTGCTGCGGCGTGAACTTCCAGGGTAGCAcgtccgagacggacgagctgAAGGTAACGCGGATGCGGTTGGCCGAGGTCACGGGCACCAGGCGAGAGGCCAGCCCGTCCTCGCTGTAGTCGACGTCCGGGCCGTGAGCGCGGATGGGCTGGCCGCCCCAGCCTGTCGTCTGGCAGATCTTGAAATTTGTTTCGTTAGCCCGGGAACTCGCTCAAAGCccgggagggagggggatgaaAGGGAAACCGTACCATCTTATAAAGAGGCACGGAGCCGTATGACAGCGCGACCGTTCCAAGGATGACGCTGAGCGTGTAGTATCTGCGCACCCGCCTGCTTAGCCGGCCATTCTCCCCAGCGCCAATCCGGAaccatcttcttcctgcgAGTGTGCTTACGCTGTCGACGCATTCTTCCGCTTATAATGGGCGTGCACTTGCTCCATGGACGGCGCACCGCCGAAGCTGGGGCCGGTTTgcttcggcggcgttgtcgaggccgctcggcgagcggcggcggcgggaggcgAGCGCAAACCGCTTCGCGGCGCCGGACGGACGGCGTGctggcagaagaagcagctCCATTTCTGCGTCGACTGTGACGACGCACGCCAGGGGAGGCGTGGGAGAGCGTTCATGAtcgtaggcggcggcggcggtcgatggtgagggagagagggagggattAGTCGAGGAGGCTCGGTTTGGTCGATGTCATGCCATAATTATCATTCCGGCCTTCATCGGGGTTTGGGGCCTGGTTCCGCGGGCGCGCTGACACCGAGGGGCCGAAATGCTGGCGGTCGTAGTTGTTCCGCCCCCGGACATGCACTCTAGCGACTTTTAGGGGTCCAGGCAGTGGTGTCCAGGTGCTTTCAGCAGGGGCCCCCACTGAAGTTCTGGTTCTCCAAGTACGTCGCAGCACGGCACCGGCACGGTACAAGGATTCTAGTTACTCGAATCACCTAACGTCGTTTCGTTGAACAGTCACAGTATTAAGAATAGTTTGCTAACTTCCTCTATCATGTTATTTCTTCTTCATGGATTTTCTCTCCTGCGTCCGTATTTCTACACCGTCATACTCCAATCTGACCCTACGCAGCTTTGACATTCTTCAACCTCCTAGCCTGGGGGTATATCGCCCGCTTAGCTATGCCGACAACCCTCTCGAGCACTCTGATAACAAACACCTGGAAAATGAGAATAGCAAGTCGTAGCAAAAGATCGGCAAGGCCAAGTGAGGGTTTCCTTCCGCGGCTGTAGGTCGAGTCGACAAACTGAAAAGGGAGTTTCGCGTACAGATGATCCTGGGCGGCATGTAGTCCACTGCTGAAGCCGTCCTCGTGGAAGCCGTACTTCGTCCACGCACCGGCGTAGCTGATGCCTCGCTTGTTTTGAATACGAGGCAGTAGCTTCTGGGCACGTACAGCAGCGGGCGTGTATAGGGGATGGCGGTAGGTGAAGGAGCCCTGAATCGTGTCCGGGTTCGGCTGGTGCAGGGGGTTCATCGTGACTAGGACGTCACCAAACGTCTCGCGCGGGATGTGTTGGAGGATGTTCATGTTGTAGGTCAGGGAAACCTGATCGATGTTCTGCTTACCGgtcgcgggcgaggagaggGTGAGATAATTCCAGCTGGACCAGGCCTTTTCGGAAGCCGGCATTAGTGAGAGATCGGAGTGAAGAACGACCGAGTTTTCGGAGGTCTTGAACGCGGAGAGAatttccttctcctcgcgcGTAGCCGATCCTTCGATAATCTTGAGGGCTTGGTCCCCGTGTGTCGCCAGGATGACATGGTCGTAGACATCGGACTTGCCGTTGTGAGTGTGCACTCGTACTCTACCGTCCTCCTCACTCGTGACCTGCGTAACTTGCGTTTTGAGGAAGAGATGATTAGAAGGGAAGCCACTCATGACAGCGTCGATGTACGATTTGGCGCACTTCTTCAGAGTGAGCCATTGGGGCCTCGTGGAAACGGTCGAGAGAAGGTGATGGTTCCACCTAGTCCAGGTCAGCATTGAATCTCTCTAGTTGGCATCGAATTCGTACGTACATAAAGCGAACCAGGGTGACGGCCGGGAAGTCTAGTGTGCACTTGTCCGGGCTCGTGCTCCACACGGCCGCGGTCATGGGAATCAGGTAGTCGTCCCTGAAGGCATCTGAATAGCCTTCCCGTTCAAGGTACTCGCCGAtcgtctcctccttcttggtcCCTTTGCTGTCGCCGTTCAtcgcggcggcatcgtcgtcgtcatcagcCATTAACAGATCCAAGGCGAACTGGTTGAAGCGGATGATGTCAAATATCATGCGCCACATTCGGGGCGAGAAGATGTTTTTCCTTTGCGCAAAGACGGCGTCTAAGCTGGTGCCGGCCCACTCGAACAGGCCATGATCTCGAGTGACACCGAACGTCATCTCAGTTGGCACCGTGTCTACCTTGACCCTCTTGAGAAAGTTGATGAAGTTTGCTATATGTTACGTGAGCACGATTCCAGCGGCGGTCATTGAGACTGAACTCACGGTATGTCGCAGTGTTAAGCACGATGAAGCCAGTATCTACACTGGTCTCATACTTCCCATTCTTCCATGTCACGGTGTTGGTATGTCCGCCgagcctcgacgaggcttCGTACATGTAAACGTCATGGTAACTTCGATTCAGCGCCCATAGAGCAGCGATGCCTGCGGAACCACtaccgacgacggcgaccttcTTCCTATACTTGGGGTCAATGGGAGAGCCCAAAGAACCCACAGATTCCATCGAGGATGGTCTGCGGGGCATTTTGAAGCACGAAGATAGAAATGAAAAAGGAGATACAGGGTCGTGAGGGATTGAAGGTTTCTAAAAGCCACGTCCGTATCTCGCGCGCGTACGTAGGTGTGCGATGCTACAGTCGCATATATAAAGCGGCAGCGGGAAGAATCAGGGAGGCGGGCCGTAGCTCGTGTCTCGCAGTGACGACAAGGAGGGGTGATTCAGATGCAAGCCACGGACGACGATTTGGGGAAGAAGGATAATGGTTCGCACAGGCTCAGCAGCCAAGCTACCCCTAACAGCACTTAGACACCCCGCCCCAAGCATTtgggggggtgggaaggaCCAAAGTATCAAGTTTGCGGAGGCGACGCCGGCTGGTAACGTTGTGGGTTGGTACCATCGGATGATGAACCATGGCGCCTAAAGCTGCAACTTGCAGGTAGCGGATAGGTCCGACGGAGGTGGCAGCCATTGTTGGCGTGTGTGGTATTGGAGGAGAGGTCGTGGTGCATTTGCGTGCGTGTGTAAAGGGAGCGGAGGCAACGGGCGAGGAGGTAGATGGCGAACAAATGCAAACAAAAAACGAATGCCGATGAAACACTGAGAGCGAAAAAACAAACTTACAGCGGCTGACCTGGCGGCATATTGGCTTTGGGTCCTTTTGAGTACCTATGCGAGGAGTCTCGAGACAGAGCTGCAAAGGCAGAAGTGATCGACACGTGTCTACCGGCAGTAGGAAAGGAGCAAGCGCGTAACCCTCCGATCCTCTTTGAGATAAGTTCTGCAGCAGTGACAGGATCACGGAGGACAAGAGGTGTGTTGGTCGGGAAGAAGTCGGCAGGTGGGTGTTCGGCCGGCGGATCGCAATGCGATGAAACGAAACTCAGTCCAGCTCTTCCGGACTCTACGCGCCATGACGCTTGCATTGACCACCCCTGCCCCCCCCGGCCTCTGTGGCCTTCCCCAGGTGGACTGTCCCCAGCCCCCCTGGTCGTGGGACTCGTGGGATCTGACTGATGGCTCGCGATCCGGGCGCCACAGGTGGCTGGCCGGCCTGGTTTTGTTGAGTCGGGGCTAAGCAAGATCGCAACGAGCTGACGACATCCCTGCTTCAGCTTCACTGGCGTTGAGTTAACACGAGGGGCTTGGGAGCAGACTTTCAGAATGTAAGCGTGGCGCATGGGAGGAAAGGCCAGGAGCACATGTGCATGGCATTTAAGTGAAGCCATTTCCAGCATTTGCCAAATGAGTCCGAACCGCCGCTGTAGCTTGAGCATAACGTCTACGTGACGGCTTGTTCGATCAAAGGCGTCACATTTCAGGGGTTAAAAATGATGTAGTGCAGCAGGATACGCGTCCCTATGTCGTTTACAGTATGCAACAACGCTTGGTTTAACAGATATAAGGTGCACGTAACTTCTTCCTCACCGCCAGAGTCAAGCTCCAGCAAGCaacgaaaagaaaaaaagcctGTCAGACGTCCATCGACACCCACCCCGGCCATGCGCCCGAAGGCAAGACCACAATCGGGGACGAGATCATCACCGCCCTCTATACAGCACAGAACACGAAGTCCAGATGCCGCCTTCCTAACGGAAAGTGCGAGGGCAACCAGAGTTCTTCACTCTAGGGTGTCGAGGATATCAATCATCAACCAGGGTGGGATCTGTGGCTCCTTTAGGGAACCAAGAAAGGGTCGAATACTATAGAAATGATTCTCTGAAGTATTGTCGACAtaaggaaaaaagaagaagaaaatccTAAGATACGCGGTGGGAGAGTGCTGTTTTATAGGTATCTGGCCAGACAGGCAGTCGTGCACAGGCCATGGGTCGTTTAGGTGGGGCGTGGTGGTTTTTTTGCCTAAGGTGGACCCCAGGCTACGTAAAAATTTCGAAAAATGGCTGGTCACCGCTCGGTTTTGCCGGTTTCTGAACGAGAGAAGATCCAGCGTGAGGTTCTCCTTCTGCAACATTCCTTGCGTCCATAGAGAGTAATCATCAGAGATTTCACGAGATTATTTGCGTGGAAAACGGTGTCTTTTCTTATGATCACAACTGCAGGACATGTCCACTCGTATATACgcacaaaaaaaaaggcaaaTGCGAGCGCTGAATGATACATACGATGGACAGCCAGGCACCAGAATTGAACTCTCCAGAGCCCGCATGCCAAAAGTTGCTACGCCGGCCAGACGCGTAACCAGACGCGCGTGAGTACGACACATTAAGACGCTTTTGCTTGCCGTCTGGTTCTCGAACTCCTATGACGCCTTGAGCATAGGTAACATCGGGCCTGTAATAGTGATCGCTCTGCTGAAACAGATGGAGCTGTCAAGAGCGCATTCCTTGactcctctccctcgcctgTCAAGTTCAGGAACATGGGCTATTAAGGCTTGTTCAACCGCAGGCAGCCTTACATGACTTTCTTATGATTGCACGTTGGGTATGGGGTCCCTCCGCAAGATGGTCGTCCAGGATACCTTGCGTGACTGACGTCTTTTACCATGCGAGGCAAATGCAATTCAGATTTATGCGACGCCTTAAGGGCGGAAATTCGAGACTACATATCACAAGATATCCTTTTGGGAGACGAAAGTATGTCGTACACTCAACGGGATCGGAAAACGGTGGTTCGAGTTCCCAATTCTTAAAAGCGCCGTGACGTTTATTCAACGCCATCAGTCTGCCCAGCTTAAAGTTCAACTCAGCGTCCGAGTGGAAGGAGACACCGAAGTGCCTGTCTTCCCTGGCGACGCAGAGCCGGTTTTCTTCTAGAGCCGGGGTAAATAATCAACTtgaagagaaaagaagagaagagagaaacgAAGTTTCGCGCAGAGCGAGCTCTCATAAAAAGAACTGCGGCGAACGGCGGCAGGAGGGCGCTAAGACCACATGGGTCACGTGGAAAGGTCTGGACCTGAGGCCGAGTTTCCACTCAGGCTCCAGTGGCTGGAGCCTGGCGCCTCACCACTATCCGATTGGTGCACCAGCCACTCGGGAGCATGATGTCGCCAAGGCCGGTCCTGACTTACGCAGACCCCATGCGACCAAGAACGTCCAACACGACGACCAAGCAACCCGCCTGCATCCAGACTGTTTCCGGATTTCCCGCCTTTACGACCTACCACCGCCGCATTGACGACCATCGATATTCGCCACGAACTCCGGACGACTTCAATTTGATTTCGTGAAAGACTTGAAAAGGAGGCCGCTCTACCTCCCAATCATCATCCCCGATTGCCTTTCTACCCCCAACCAGCAACCGCCACCATGTCCAACCCACTTGATACCGAGCCCGGCTCCGAGCGCTTCAGCGACTACGAAGCGGAGCTGAAGCTCGTGCAGGCGGACCTCGTTCAGAAGCTTGACCAGATCCCCGAACTGACGGGCGAGCCACGCAAGGCGGCTCTCTCGTCCGCCGAGCGCGCCcttgaagaagccgacgagctgctcgccCAGATGCgcctcgagaaggccaacaTCCCCACCACCCTGCGCTCCAAGATCAACGCCCGCTTCCGTAACCACGAGTCCGACATCGACGCCCACAAGCGCAAGCTGCGttccctcgccgacgaccgcgccgccctcttcggcgCCCGCTACACCGACAACCCCTCGGGCAGCGGACAGGACGTCCAGCTcgagcagcgccagcagctGCTGTCGGGCaccgaccgcctcgacagGTCCACGCAGCGGCTCAAGGCCAGCCAGGCCCTCGCCAACGAGACCGAGGGCATCGGCGCCAgcatcctcggcgacctgcaCACCCAGCGCGAGACCATCCAGCACACCCACGACCGCCTGCTCGAGAGCGAGGGCTACGTGGACCGCAGCGTCAAGACGTTGCGGGGGATGGCACGTAGGTAAATACCATCCCCTATAAGACCCCGTCGTCAAGACTGAAAAGAAGACCACAAAAGAAAGCTGACGTTTTGTGTGTGTAAGGATGGCTACCAATCGGGTGATCACCAtttccatcatcaccattCTCGttctcctcatcatcgccgtcattTACAGCAAGTTCAGATAAGGGGTACGCACGCATTCGGCAGCAGTAGCAAACAGAAACACCCGTCGGGAGTGCGGGGTCCGGAGTTTCGGGTTGTATAAGGGTTCCATCACGATGTACttttctgtttctctctctcttcctaTCATCACCGGGGAGCTTCAACAGAGTGGTGTTTTTTCTTGTTTTGTGTCAAATTCTTTTTTCTTTATGCGGAGAAGGCAGCCTCGGGTACGATGTTAAATAACGAATAGGGGAAAACTCCCCTGCTGGTCTGGGTTTGAAGCATGCCGAGAGTCGAAACAGAGACGCATCGAACCGAGCCCCCCATGACGCTACTAGACAATTGACAGGCCGCTACCACCATGCATATATGCTTATATACATACTATCCCAGTCGTTCATTGTAAATACCAATTTCTTTTTCTCTATCTACCGTACCCGAACAGGACGCCGACGTTTTTGAGACCCTTTCCCTTTCAACTCGGGGTCGCTTGTTAAACCTCATTGAATGGGTATAATCACACTAAATTTCAAGAAACAACCTTTACACACTTTTTTCTCATCTGCGGCCGCCACCTCTCCGGCCCTtgttgacgccgccgctcgaCGTGGgtcctccccttctccgaTCCTCGCCGAGTCCCTTACGGCCAGCGGCGATGCCACCCTTGCCACCGcggccaccgcctcggctaccgccacggccgccacggccaccaCGGTCCTGGCCACCGCGTCCGCCGCGGAAGGGCttgccgcctcctcggctcTTGTCGACCTGGGCCTTGACAGCCGCAGCGTCGCCCTCATCCAagtcctccatctcctcgtcgtcctgtCCGCGCTTGTTGCTGAACTTGAGCTTGCCGCGCAGACCGCGCTTGGCGacgtccttgcccttgagtGCGGCAACGTAAGCGTTGACTCCGGAGccgtcgttctcggcgccgtcgacctccatcgcctcatcgtcatccttgCCGAGAATCAGCTTGCCGTCGAGATCGGTGcgggccttggtcttggtaGGCTTGCGCATCTTGACGGGCTTGGTGGATGAAATGTTGGCCAGGGCGTTGCggtcgagcaggtcgagtggctcgtcttcatcctcaacgATGTATGTGTTGCCGCCCTTCCTGTTGTTGCGCTTGCCCTTAGGGCCTGCGGCCGCGCCCTCATCGTCGGACTCGTCATCGGAACCGTCCGAGTCACTGCTGTAAAGGGCTTGGTCGAGCTCATTGTCGAACTTGCGTCCCTGtcgtccctcctcctcgtcgctctCCTCACCGGCTTGTTTTGcggcgtccttcttcttcttgctgcgCTCCTTGGTCTTGCGGATGTTGACGATGAGCTTCCTGTCGCTCTCGGGGCAGTTctggttgacgaggtcgaacCCGAACTTGCGCACCATGCGTTCCAGGATGTGCCTGACCTTACTCTTGAAGTGACCCTTGTGTTCGTGGCTCCAAATGATGAGGTTGGGCACCAGGGAAGACAGACGGGGGATCACGAGTTCGGAGGGAAGACTGACGACGCAGATCTTGACGAAACCCAGGACACTCTTGACGATCTCGCGGTTGTTGGAGGTCAGGAAGAGATCCATAGTTTGGACAAGGTCGGCCAGGGTCTCGGTGGTCAAGGATCTTCTGAACTCATAGAGAACGCGGCTGAGAGCGGTAATAGATGCCGAGATCATGTGGGGGGTGCTACCAACGAGACCGGCACTGACCATGGTAAGGAACTCTTCGAGACTGGCCTTGCCGGCGGGCGCGCCCTCAGGCATGTGAGGAACcttggtgttgtcgatgggAACGCCGTTTGCCGCCTCCATGCGATGACCGATCTGGACCAAGAGGTCGTAAGCGGCCTCTCTGGCGCGTTCGTTGTTCTCTTTGCAGCAGATGACGACCTCGCTGAGGATGGAGGGGATGAAGTGAAGGGATGTATCAGGGATGTAGGGAAGGAGCGCAGACAGGGCGCCCAGGCGTTCTCTGCGAGCAGGAGCCGACACCTTTTCGGCGCTCGTCAAGAACATCTGCTGCAACTCATCGCTGCGTGCTTGGAGCGCCAGCTTGCCAGTTTCGGACTCGGTAAGGCGGGGCACCAACTTGTAGGCCTTCTTCTGCAACTGCGGCTCGTTCTCCttgaagatgatgacggaGGCGATCTCGAAAAGGGCGGTGTAGCTCTCGCGAGGAAGGTagatggcgatggtgatgatcAGGTCCATCAGAGTGTTGCTCGTTGAGGGCATCGCACCCTgcttttgctgctgcttAGGCTTCTCCTGGTTGGCAGTCTGCTGCAGCTCCTCTGCGAGCATCTTGCTGACTCGATCAAAAGTGTCGATAAGCTCCTTTTCGGGGGTAACGCTAAGGAAGGCGTTGATTGTGAGGAGGATGGGACCTCTTGATTGAGGCAGAGTCTGGGTGTAGACGTTGAAAAGAACGGCAAGCATGTTGCCGGCGAAGCTGCCCAGGTGCTCCAGGTTCTTCTTGGCAATCGCTCTGGAAACACGGCTCTGGAGAACcagatcctcctcgccgtcgtcctcgatggtGGCAATAGCCTGGTTGGACTCAATGAGAATCTTGAGCGCACGGCAAACCTCCAAACGCAATTCGACCTGCTTGTAGAGAATGTTtgcgagaagctcggcgaaGGACTGGTCAAAAGTCTCTGTCACATCAAGGGGGAGATCGCAGTAACCGGGCAGAGTCGCCCAAATCTGTT
It includes:
- a CDS encoding Putative target SNARE coiled-coil domain, vesicle transport v-SNARE domain superfamily, with protein sequence MSNPLDTEPGSERFSDYEAELKLVQADLVQKLDQIPELTGEPRKAALSSAERALEEADELLAQMRLEKANIPTTLRSKINARFRNHESDIDAHKRKLRSLADDRAALFGARYTDNPSGSGQDVQLEQRQQLLSGTDRLDRSTQRLKASQALANETEGIGASILGDLHTQRETIQHTHDRLLESEGYVDRSVKTLRGMARRMATNRVITISIITILVLLIIAVIYSKFR
- a CDS encoding Putative amine oxidase, FAD/NAD(P)-binding domain superfamily is translated as MPRRPSSMESVGSLGSPIDPKYRKKVAVVGSGSAGIAALWALNRSYHDVYMYEASSRLGGHTNTVTWKNGKYETSVDTGFIVLNTATYPNFINFLKRVKVDTVPTEMTFGVTRDHGLFEWAGTSLDAVFAQRKNIFSPRMWRMIFDIIRFNQFALDLLMADDDDDAAAMNGDSKGTKKEETIGEYLEREGYSDAFRDDYLIPMTAAVWSTSPDKCTLDFPAVTLVRFMWNHHLLSTVSTRPQWLTLKKCAKSYIDAVMSGFPSNHLFLKTQVTQVTSEEDGRVRVHTHNGKSDVYDHVILATHGDQALKIIEGSATREEKEILSAFKTSENSVVLHSDLSLMPASEKAWSSWNYLTLSSPATGKQNIDQVSLTYNMNILQHIPRETFGDVLVTMNPLHQPNPDTIQGSFTYRHPLYTPAAVRAQKLLPRIQNKRGISYAGAWTKYGFHEDGFSSGLHAAQDHLYAKLPFQFVDSTYSRGRKPSLGLADLLLRLAILIFQVFVIRVLERVVGIAKRAIYPQARRLKNVKAA
- a CDS encoding Putative cytochrome c oxidase assembly protein CtaG/Cox11: MNALPRLPWRASSQSTQKWSCFFCQHAVRPAPRSGLRSPPAAAARRAASTTPPKQTGPSFGGAPSMEQVHAHYKRKNASTAYYTLSVILGTVALSYGSVPLYKMICQTTGWGGQPIRAHGPDVDYSEDGLASRLVPVTSANRIRVTFSSSVSDVLPWKFTPQQREVRVLPGETALAFYTATNNSDSDIIGVATYSVTPGQVAPYFSKIQCFCFEEQRLNAGETVDMPVFFYLDPDIVNDVNMRGIETVTLNYTFFKAKYDDNGKFKAPSSMA
- a CDS encoding Putative ribosomal RNA-processing protein; amino-acid sequence: MSTPTLAEKLDKIRSPGLQSQKRTAVVLDAVDTTLKEQNAQPTPTGYFAALLALLTQAVESGNVSSDTTTSVVYLLDIITPFAPQPLLRAKFTQILTSLAPVLLQQDAEALLLRSSIGCLESLLLAQDSGAWELGVTQIGPRRAVAGLLNLSLEHRPKIRKRAQEALRNVLKNPPPSPSLDHPAADMCAHTALANLEDIAGKAAQARKQKGAESAHDPALIHSLQLIKTIASASGGWPSKKIESLCELLLGISRSGNEYMTMATFEIFEMIFEGMADEVASAKLPRLMEIISELRPAANDTQLIPPWLAILSRGYDVSAQIEPDDVFQNLPEIFSMVAQYLESPAHNIRISASECLVSFMANCIPKQVILEPSIYDEKTLDKIAKIAESLLSVKYQQAWMESFNVFGAMFDSLRWRAHPMMLNITKAVGELRGSDSFQGKKEADEVIGKAVRAMGPEAVLSILPLNIAKPAKGQQGRAWMFPILRDYVSNTNLAHFRQEMVPLSELMFQRVLDHGKAEKTMEVKIFETLVQQIWATLPGYCDLPLDVTETFDQSFAELLANILYKQVELRLEVCRALKILIESNQAIATIEDDGEEDLVLQSRVSRAIAKKNLEHLGSFAGNMLAVLFNVYTQTLPQSRGPILLTINAFLSVTPEKELIDTFDRVSKMLAEELQQTANQEKPKQQQKQGAMPSTSNTLMDLIITIAIYLPRESYTALFEIASVIIFKENEPQLQKKAYKLVPRLTESETGKLALQARSDELQQMFLTSAEKVSAPARRERLGALSALLPYIPDTSLHFIPSILSEVVICCKENNERAREAAYDLLVQIGHRMEAANGVPIDNTKVPHMPEGAPAGKASLEEFLTMVSAGLVGSTPHMISASITALSRVLYEFRRSLTTETLADLVQTMDLFLTSNNREIVKSVLGFVKICVVSLPSELVIPRLSSLVPNLIIWSHEHKGHFKSKVRHILERMVRKFGFDLVNQNCPESDRKLIVNIRKTKERSKKKKDAAKQAGEESDEEEGRQGRKFDNELDQALYSSDSDGSDDESDDEGAAAGPKGKRNNRKGGNTYIVEDEDEPLDLLDRNALANISSTKPVKMRKPTKTKARTDLDGKLILGKDDDEAMEVDGAENDGSGVNAYVAALKGKDVAKRGLRGKLKFSNKRGQDDEEMEDLDEGDAAAVKAQVDKSRGGGKPFRGGRGGQDRGGRGGRGGSRGGGRGGKGGIAAGRKGLGEDRRRGGPTSSGGVNKGRRGGGRR